Proteins encoded together in one Riemerella anatipestifer window:
- a CDS encoding alpha/beta fold hydrolase gives MIFKTKKEKKFNFIEEGEGHPLVLLHGLMGGLSNFDDMVKFFSEKGYKVYVPELPIYDLPVLNTNLTAISKFVAKFIKEEVKEPVTIVGNSMGGHIGLILTLSKPELVKNLVLTGSSGLYEKSFGDSFPRKGDKEYIRKKTQEVFYDPAVATDQLVDEVFSVVNDRMKGIKTVMLARSAIKHNMIKDLPKITCPTCIIWGKQDNVTPPEVAVDMHKYIPNSDLYWIDKCGHAAMMEKPQEFNEILLSWLKKVNK, from the coding sequence ATGATTTTTAAAACTAAAAAAGAAAAGAAGTTCAATTTTATTGAAGAGGGAGAGGGACACCCTTTGGTACTCCTGCATGGACTTATGGGAGGGCTAAGTAATTTTGATGATATGGTAAAATTCTTTTCTGAAAAAGGGTATAAAGTCTATGTCCCAGAACTACCTATATATGACCTTCCTGTTCTAAACACGAATTTAACTGCTATTTCAAAATTCGTTGCAAAGTTTATAAAAGAGGAAGTTAAAGAGCCTGTTACTATTGTAGGCAACTCTATGGGAGGGCATATAGGGCTTATTCTTACACTATCAAAACCTGAACTTGTTAAAAACTTAGTACTTACAGGAAGTTCAGGATTATATGAAAAATCTTTTGGAGATAGTTTCCCTAGAAAAGGAGATAAAGAGTACATTAGAAAGAAAACACAAGAAGTTTTCTATGACCCTGCTGTAGCTACAGACCAATTAGTAGATGAGGTATTTTCTGTAGTTAATGATAGAATGAAAGGCATTAAAACCGTGATGCTAGCTAGAAGTGCTATAAAGCACAATATGATAAAAGATTTACCTAAGATTACTTGTCCAACCTGCATTATTTGGGGCAAACAAGACAATGTAACTCCACCAGAGGTAGCCGTTGATATGCACAAGTATATTCCTAATTCAGATTTGTACTGGATAGATAAATGCGGACACGCAGCTATGATGGAAAAACCACAAGAGTTCAATGAAATTCTCCTCTCTTGGCTCAAGAAGGTTAATAAATAA